The DNA sequence GGATGTATTTGTAAACCCGTGTCTACAGCTCGTATATATCGGTCCTATGCAATCTGCTGGCCACGTATTGTTAGCATGCCTCGTTAGTTTGCGCATCTTGGACTTTTCAggatttaagtaaaaaacagTTCTTCCAAGATCTCTCGATAGATGCCCGTAATTACACGACCACATACATgtatttaataatttcaaaaccAATCGCCCAATATTCTTAGTCCCGAGGAGGTTGAGACCAAACCGGCAAAGGCAAAGgatagttggattacattttgcaaaaaggaatcacttgcattgcaatgatgctaagattgtgcaacttcatatttttcaataaaattgcggaaatcgtgaaaaactatgaaatttagatggtaatttttgtcttaaatttacagttttcagcgagtaaaatagaactattaatggataatcgggtttttcctccaagacaaaagaagttgcacaatcttagcaacattgcaatgctggtggttcctttttgcaaaatgcaatccgtttATAATGCTATGGCAACCTGGCTCCCAGCATGTACAACgacgttatttttaaacggcCCACCAATCGTCACCCTTCAGCGGGGTTGCAACATCACGCTACAAATCGCCTCATTTACATTTCAATCACCGATGCGCCGAAAGACGTCCCGTATACGACGCGACGCCATCCCGCGAGATGTAACACGTGTTCCTGTGAGCCGCGCTGTCATTCACTCAGGCTATTCTACGATGCAGGGAGACGCATCGGAGGGGCACAGGAGAGAACACAGGAGGCACTGTTGCCGTCTTTCGGGAGAATGAATCTAAAATgaagtatttaaaatttaaaactcactagtcagcgaaattacagcaaaattaaagcaaaattgatcaccaataaaagtggtattcttacctgaaaaaaaaacccagtaaaaataccggttttttggtaagcttaccagtctgtcttggtaaaattaccaataattggtaaaaaaagtgagatggtaaaggtaccaacggaccttgtaaaaacaccgagaattttttttcagtgtcgagGACGAAGCGCATAATGgcatattttgaggaaaaattgaaatatactAATgatctcaatggaccactagacaaggtaagcaTTTTGATATGTGTTTTTCAGCCAgtatttcacgtagaatacgattcttgcatcgaaaattactggaatcatcTTCTCACTATAAATCTCTACTCTACGCGAGTTAAATTGTGCACTGCAACGGTTTTCGTAGGCTACCTAAGTAAGCAAAGTCCCCTTTCTGCTTTGTGCggttcaaagttttaaaatcgagcaaaaaaaagaagaaaagagattaGCAGTGATATTCTTGGTGTTAGAATTAAAGAGATTTGATTGTGAAAAACACGGTTggtgttagaaggttggctgttCTTTTCGGCCCTAAGAGCTTCGTATTTCGACAGGTCCGTTCTCTCCCTGTATAGATACTCTAGATTTTccatatacactggaaaaaaaaaaactccggccgtggaagccgtacttatgggctatatagacatagcgtccgcgttctgggctcagaggccgaaagttccgagcgcAGCACCCGGAACAATTGAAGCTACGGGTCCAGCGCCCGGAACTGCCGGCCTTTGAGTCCGGAAGGCGGACGCTATGTCTAGATAGCCCATAAGAACGGCTTTAagggctggagttttttttcagtgtacatggATAACCTAGAGTATCTATACAGGGAGAGAACGGATACGTCAAAATATGGAGCCCTTAGGGCCGAAAAGAGCAGCCATTTTAACACCAACCGTGTTTTCCACAATCAAATTCcttcaatggaccaccagacaaggtacgaatttgagcAATTTGATACAAgttccttaaccagaatttcacgtaaaacacgattcgcgcaacgaaaattactgaaactaactcctaacgaaaatactaacgtttttatttcacatttgttacgaggaatttcaactgcccgctcacaagaaactcaaagctctacgtgagtcaaatcgcgcactacgacggtttcagcaagcttctcaatcgagcaatgttcatttctcaccatgtgttgttcaaactatcagcaatttgctatagctgagccaaagcgtcaagactgaagttgccagatttttatatcgcaaaaactatcatgataatgtttagcgcgccatttgaatcacgtaaagcattgagttttaatgagcgggtggtttgaattcacttatcaggaatcattaaatatctttgtaaggagttaatttcagtaatttttgttgtgcgcatcgtgttttacgtgaaattttgattaagaaacatttatcagaatgcagaaattcttatcttgtctagtagtccattctaACACCAAGAATGTCACTGCTAATCTTGTGCTATGTCTTTATATCCCGTgactttttcttcagtgtaggTGTAAACCATGCGGACTAGAATTAGGCTAGTTTATGGGTTCGGAATGGCAACGTCGGGGGTCGCCGAAGCGAGGAGAGTGTGCCAGGGCTCAAAGAGACAGGAGCGACATGAAGACCGTCTCGAGCTCTTGCTCTTGGGTGTCTGACAAGAGACGAGCGACGTGACACACTGAGCGCCCCAGGAAATTGGCTTTTGATGACAAGGGGAAGTTCATCGGGTCACCGGGATCCGGACGCCCGGGTCGTTGCCCTAATTACACTGTAAACACTCGACACGGCCTCGGAAGGTATTCTCAGCATCGGGTATCTGCAGCCATgctgattgcattttgcaaaaaggaaccagaagcattgcaatgatgctaagattgtacaaATTCATCTTTGGCAGAAAAATAACTGAGatcatgaaaaaatacgaaatttacatggtaatttttgtcttagattcacagttttcagcgagtaaaatagaaactgtcaatggataatcagggtttttttccaagaccaaagaagttgcacagtcttagcaacattgggggggctcgtggttccttttggcaaaatgcaatccatgtattCATGGTTGTTCCTTAAACAAATCCTTTCCTTACACGGTCCTTAGTGGCTTCCATTAGGATTAAGAAACGCATAGGGAGATCTGTAACTTGAGTGCCTACATAGGGAGAGTGCgaacatgtcggtaattttaaggcactggaaaaaaagttacgggctatacagagccggattaagggggtggccacgcacggaccgcggcccatggtggcaactTTAGGGgacggcaaatgttgtaattttttcaaatgtaggtatcaagaaaaaaatctgattcagaaataaaatcacaaatgagaaaaggcgaaaaaatttcTCATATCCTGAGaattaaagtatagtaattactaatttgttcgtctttcggtgagacaagagacagcgcctttcattagtctagttgagagagaaaccaaacacgcaatttggcctggagtggCACGGCGCagaaagcaatgatgacgaggactagagatggaaaggagaagccctcggcgcgccgatcagcatgaaacacatattagcgcctacaagactccaagcatacttcacgcattgcgtcaaacgtagtgcggtcagcgtgaaactcatagcgcctacaaggctgcatgaatacttcacgcattgcgccaaactcagcGCGGTTGGCGCGAAGgcggaaattaagatcattagaccacgttcatgtttattcttattcataattttttcgttcttttcttttaaGTGAAACgcatcgtccacacagagataggtctacggaacttaattttcgagcaaagttccgtgaactttttaTCAATCTCTCGCAAGGGTGCATTTCCCAAGTCAACTCGctctgctgaattttactcgaggttGGCccaaattgtcctttttatgatgataTGTTGAAAATCTCCTCGTTTCGGGGGTAgcggatagcgtgggatatcgcctccatttcggcctcaacttgagagctttttttgagcctgagagttgatttcagagaaaaccagtggcaccatcgtgtttttcgccaACTTTAACGTAAGAATAaacattcaaatcgcaaattcctcacacctgcaacatctccattgccagaaattttctcatattcatcttttccaacttaaatttccaaattttgtgttcgaAGTTATATGTAAGATaacgacatgtccgtactctcccgaTATAGGTACTCCAGGTTGggtcagcctcagtggtgtagtggtcaaggcagttcgctgccaacactgaggtcccgggttcaatccccggaggtgactgatatttgaggacactcaaatatcagtcatcgtgactgtggatgactatgccactccaataccctgacccttcgaggttacagggtgcgggagggacatagtcacccagtaagtaatccgtctgcactgttcgaaGTATATATAATAGTACGAAGATATGTTAAGGagtacggtccaacttcggggtgcacgacggcagttgccagttgccttggctccttgagggcgcctcgccggccagcccggccttacttacttacttactccAGGTTGGGCGAAAGGGCGAGTCGGAGACTGGGAGGCCTAAAAttcgggaaccaatcagaaatggatttgcattgtcttttctctcagtacaaagggactctaaaagctccatgacctaacctcaaaattaccgacatgtctgTACTCTCCCGATATAGGTACTCCAGGTTGGGCGAAAGGGCGAGTCGGAGACCGGGAGTCGCCGATAAGATCGGTGCAAGTGGTCGATTGCGAAAGGAACGCGGGAGCCGTGACGTAGCCGCGGTCGGAACTGGAACTGGAAGCCGGGCCGGGCCGTTTCATTCATTATTTCACAGTCGTCCATTCATTATTTCATTCACTCGGACTGCGCCTGCGCGGTCTCGGGCACGCACGAGCAACTCCCGCGATTCCCCCGCTTGTTTATTACTTCACAGTCGCCAACAAAGGCATTTCGCCCGGCCCGGCCCACATGGGTCGTTCGACTGTGCGCGCAAGTGCGAAACTGAAAGCGCGCCTTGTTTCGAAAAATCCCGCGGTTGGAACAAGGGCAGACTCCCGCTCAATTTCTCGAGGGGTGGACGGAGCTAGATTTATGGGAGCGTTCATAAACTACACCGAAAAAATaggatactgaaaaagtacaaagaaaaaaaaaaaaatctatgattTCGACAAACTTTAAGGTTAGCTTGCGCGTCAGTCATTACGCGAAAGGTAGCGTTAACTACCGAACTTGGGGTTTGCCTCACCCGATTGTAATGATCATCCGAAATACTCCAAAATCGTTCGGatcattaaaattcaaataatcaTGCCTTCACATACAGGAAGGGCCTCGTTTATTTCATGCTCCGCAAGACAGCAGTGTGTGCTACGTTCTACGTCGTCGTGGCTAGGTTCAAAAGAGGCCCTGAGGTGCTTCGGGTTCCAGGAAAAGTACCGAGCGGGGGCCCTTGATCTTACTGATAGATATACATaatcaagctcattgaaaaggCTGCAATTCTCAGAAAATCCTGCATCAACCTCgtgctcttttttttccgtgatcaaCTTAAGAGAACATCTCTTAGTGCTACAATCTAGGTCTTCCTCTAAAATAGCTTCAGCGGAAAAATTCACGAAACCTCATGAAGTCAACATAATTTCGTGCTCAATAGTGCTCATTTGTTTCCTCTTCCATTATTTAATCAACGCAGAAAGTCCTTATACATATCTCGCCGGAAaccttttgtgattttttttgccCGAAGAGGCGGTTTCCCAGTACTTTGCAGCCTAATGCACAATAAATATTCACGCAAAAAGTGTGCGTCACGAGGATATGAATACGCAATCAAGAATTGCGTTTTTTGCGTCATGGTGACTACTTAAAAGAAGTGCTCCGGAAAGATTTATTCAATCTACAGCCGTCTTCGAAGTTGTGTTCGTTGAAATATAGTGAAGTATAGTTGAAGTTTAGGAGCTACGTGTATTTTTAGTGATTTATAACGGCGCGACCGGCAGAAAAGGTACCAAACACTATTAATTAAGTATCTCCGTCTTCAAAGCATTTATGCTCGTAGCATTTAGGCAGGACCAGAGGCGGTTCCAGTATTTTGCAACGCCGGATTTTCTCCGCTttaacctatgctaaataatcgattcttgtcggatcacctggcccctccaagaatggatacatttccatgggtttaaatggagaaaagacaatgttgccaatttgctggatccgccaatggacaGGACCATTACGGCTACTATATAGGAATAAATCAAAACCCATCACCCTTGCATATAAAATATCGAAATCCTTAGGGTCCGTTTTTCCCCGTCTACAAATTGCATGagtttttcccgttttttcaaaaactctcgATCAAAAAAATCGTAATAAGACACTGTGAAATaaacggttataggacatttcgtcaacgattttttgtccgcgcacctgtttttccagtaatttacgtccacgcgttttttcgacCACgttagttttggtccacgtgtcagttgagacccaaagttaattgacccacatgtaaatacaaacgacaattgctcacgacgtttttggatgaaaatgtataatgtcttggaagaatgagggtttgcttgtttttttgttttgtctgtttggtccaacggagcataatatatagttgagagttttggtaaaaatgggggagcgtcaattccatgagacaaaatgcACTATAACTCTCTACActtctttggtgtaacaggacttaattatctttcaagaaattcccaccttgttatacctgaaccggatagacctctatatttgcctcggCTAAAGACTCTTAGATTTTttctgtgtacgataagtatcttgatttactttgcgaggaaagatctgtacttttaaaggatgcctgtcattcttaatacgttcaatttcgcataatactgtgcaacatctctgttgtgaaatagttgcttcaggcgccgccgccgcacggcgagcgggcggccagcgcgaaacgcgcatcggcgcctacaaacctaagtggatactttaagcattgtgcaatgcgtgaagtatccacttaggtttgtaggcgccagtgagcctctcgcgctggcagcacgccgctccgctctgttaggctttaatatttatactcgcatagtcagcgttttttaaatcatgattttgaaatgtttgcacactctgcgttGATTATTCACATTTAAACTGATGgggaaaaaacatgtatcaatttatcaaaggagaataataataatatgatgtgtgttttttaaatattggtagTAAATATTGATggccgccacaaaactcggccCTCCAGCAGGTGGCacaccctcatttcttctaaaaccccctgtctcCAACCTTTCGccgggcgtccccttcgtctcctcccaggaggaacccaatcaagcgtCTTTTTTGGCAGCATCTCTTCCGTCATCGTACTGCCATGACCATACCacacaagctgtttggtcatgacgtcgaacacaatgtcattttcgacttcccgtatctgacgcactctatcattacggacccgatctctcctggaaattcctgctgacctcctccagaaatcaatctccgttgctcttagcgtTTGTCGAAAtcgtcaaccgaaggctagggttattttttattttacttcccgtattacacttaaaaaattctcggcgtttttaccacggtccgttggtacctttaccacctcacttttttaccaattattgcaattttacgaagacagactggtaagcttacctaaaacaggcatttttactggtttttttttcaggtaaaaataccacttttattggtaatcaattcccggtaatttagccattttatctcggtaattctaccacagtcgataaaaaatattggcgtttttaccaaggtccagtaaaattaccgagaaagttcaataattttaccgagatttctcggtgaaattaccaattccataaatggtaattttaccaagaaaaaactgggatcaaatagaaccctgaattcttggtaattttaccctttttttagtaaatacacccagatttttatttcagtgtaacAAAACCCtagtgttgaaatttctctctgtgcagGGTTCGGAACCGCCGAGTGGCACAATGCGCTCGTCCGTGGCGCTCCAGCGCCTTCTGGGACTTCTCTGTTTGAACGAGTTCTTCAGACCAGAAGTAACCTCGGCAAAACCAAAATCCTGTCCGTGTCTGAAGTTGTCGAACGTCAGACAGGGCCAGATGGTGACAACAGATCCTTACAAAGAGAACAATGAGCCGAAATTGTATTGCGGCCAACAAAGTGGCCAGTTCCTCGCGGTGGAGGATAACAAACTTTTCCATCTCGCATGTACTGGCGCTACTCCAATAACGCGGGCCAAGGGTATGATCTTCGAAAGCACCGATCAAAGGCAAAAGAGATCGTTTTTTCGGAAGGTGAAAACTGTAGGATTCGTCCGGGTACTATCAACACTGGTGAGAACGCGGAACTCCTCGCCGAAAAGCTTTGGGGTGTTGAGGTGCCTTATGACTGTGAGTTGTTTTCACATTCTCTCCTCTTGCATGCAGATTATTGAGAATTCAAGGAGGaggaaagaaaatgagagaaaagaaggaaaagataaacaaaaaattgcagtgGGGGTGAcagttgaaatttatagacaaagctatagacaaaggagataagAGGGTTTTtagtacagcacttaaatattattgAATATATTCGTCTATACCTctattttgctaatttttgttaagtatattttttttatttattgattcaAATATATTTGAGTGCTCTTGTATTAGTACAAcacttaaatattattacaTATATTGTTCTCCGTGTGCTCAGACAAAAGCACGCAGCTGAACTTCAACCAATGCAGAATTTCTagaaaatacacggaaaaaatagggtagtcgacacaatcAGCAGCTgattaaaaatgcgccagctaccgtgcggtagctaaccagccgctggttgtgtcgactaccctatttttttccgtttatTACCGAAAAATCTTTTTCATGACAAAacatttcgtatttttttaacATGCAAGAACATATCCGaagcaaaaaaagcaaaaggcaaagaaaaaaagcaattccgaagaaaaaaagttgagcaAATATTAAAGCCTTGAAAATTCGCTTATAGAAATAAGCACTTGTTAAAGCTGCAAAACGATTCTTTTTGTAAAAacctgattttgaaattttctcaggcGAGGATTGCAACATGAAACATTACTTGGACTACTTGTCCCAAGGCAAAACTAAGGGTGCGAAGGAAACTTGTCCGGTGTTCAAACCTCTCACCAGTAAAACCAAAATCGACTTCCAAAAATTTCGAATGTCGGGGCAGAAAGTCGAATACGCCTGGCCGTCGCAGAGATACACAGGATCTCTCACAGCCATCGCAAGAGCTCCCAGCCAGAGAAAATCCCCATCGACCGGCAGAGTTCCAAACGTTACCAGGTCAAATTCCCCCCGATCCCGAGGGTTCTTGTCTTCATCTGGGAGATGGATCAGGCGGAGTTTGAGCAACACGTCTGGtaagaacaaaaaattgagcGCTGAAGAAAAGATGCACGGTTCCCATGGTGGTGGTGGTGTTGGGACGACCAATGGCGGAACGAGTGGTGGGTATTCCTACTCGGGACAAGCTGGTCGAGAGTCGGGGGCAGCCAACAGACATTCAGCCGCGGCTGGGAGAAGACCGTACGGGGGCATGCTTCCCGACTTGTCTAGCTACTGGGGCTATGGTGCTAATGCTGGTGCTCAACAATGGGGTGCTTCTACTGGCTATGGTGCTAATGCAGGTGCTCAACAATGGGGTGCTTCTGCTGGCTATATTGcataatggagaattcgcatggAAATTGTTTATtgattcatctgaaagtgctaaaagagctgatttcgcagtattttttatactttttttctgatatgggaaatagtaaacaaacagatttaaaaaggagaaaatgcaccgcctagtgacgtcatctggcggtatttcctatttaaacacgtgtattttagcagataagataattttgtcatatcttctccaatgattgttcaattcatgaaccaagggtatcctcgtgttcagctcacttggtagcgtccattcaattacggaattcatcaaatttcagacacctgcaaattctccattatttcaCGCTCCTGGAGTGGACTATTGGCAGAGGACCTTTATAGAAAGAGTAtggacaatggaccactagacaagatacgaatttaaggattctcatacatttttctttactagaattttacgtagaaaccCCTTTTGAGGCAAACAACTTTAACTCTCCCCTTAAATTATGGCTGTTtacgtctctctctctctcacacaCACTCATCTAGGAAAGGAGTACATGTGAAGAAAAGTATGCCTATACAGTCAATATTTAGACGAGTTATTGTATTATTTTAGTGTAAGGCTGATGATTGACGATTCGGCACTTTCTCTCCGTAATATTGCATGAATTTGAGGCATTTATAGAAATATTTCGAGATTGCGATTTTCgcgattttgaatttcaagacattttggtattttttgaacATTCCTAACGAAAAGATTGTAATAGCCGCCATCAGTAATCTAACTTTGTCATGTGCTCGATGAGCCTAAAAGCCTAGCTAAAACTCCTAAGGCTATAGGTCGCTGTattgtttaaagaagaaaaaaaaagaaaaaagaaaaaaaattatgagttttatttcaataaatttaaatataCGAGTACCCATTGGTATTCTCACTAATGTGGAGTCTGTTTGTCATATGTTTCTGgtaatttttacaagttttttttcttttttttttttcttcctgtgCCTAATTTTAAGTTAGATCTCCAATATCATAGGATTGACTACCGCAGATTATAGTGAGTCTtagttttttgtattttgtttaattttcctGTAAGAAGTCAGACTCTAGAGGAAGTCATTTTTTAAGGGAATTTTAGTGTGGTAACGGTTCTCTGCGTTTCATGACGTCATTGCACGTTATATGATCATTTTCGTATCTGAAGTAAACTATGACATCAATCCTACTGACTATTTCAACTGCAAGATGCAGTGTCtagaaaaaaaagtcgaaaaatggcAAGAACAAATTTAATACTACGCAAACTAGTGGTTTCGTTAAAATATGCATATGTAGGTTCACCAACGAAAAAGACCATTAAACCTACCACGggggatttttttctgaaaatatgtttcCCTTCCAAAGATCATAGAGTGTTCATTATATCGTATGATTACGAgaaaactaaaaacaaaaagTAAGGAGCTAGACAAATGAACAGaatcaagtttaaaaatttacccCAACCCCTAATTTAAACCCTTCTTCACTCTATGATTGATTTGGCAAATGTAAAATGATTATGGTCTAGGAAAACCCTCGTAAGGATATTTGAACTATTTTAATGTGGttggaatttttatttattgctttgtatttttatttcaaattcccAGTTTTTACCGACATTTTTTAGCcggtttatttttaattacctataatttgtaaatatttgtgcGAGTTGAGTTatgatttgtattaaaatgtgTAATAGCAAACATGGATTTCCTCACTTTTCATTCCGTAAAATCAAAGAGTTCGAGATGGACAATGGACCCCCTTTATTTTTAGGATtcacccatgtaaaatatccagtTGGCTGTATTTCTTGCAAGCAACAGACCCTGTGGTCCATTGAGAAATCAAAAAACACATGTATTGCGGTTTGTGGTGTTTTATTTCGTAGTCTGTCTTCTAGCCGATCGATACAGTACCGATAATCGGAGGATCTCTATACGAGGCTAATGGGTCAAACTCGGGAATCGGATCGGCGTTTGACAGGGGCAATGGCAGGCGGTCGGTCGGACGTTGGACGTCGGGACGGAGTGGACAGAAAGGGAACGCGAGATGGAACGAGCGACGAGGAACCATAACATCCATCCTACAGTCAACTTAATTAGCGGTTAATTGCGCTAATAAAACGCTCCAGACCGCAGTCTACAACTTCTACACGCCGCACTCCAACACAACGCAAATCTATTGACTCCAACGAGCCGCAACCGCAACCACccgagccagtggcgtggcgtgttttgcgatatatcgatttttgccatttaaacctatggaaaaggatcgataatcagggtgtttgcaacgaacaccttaataatcgattattaaccatagatttaaatggcagtcaatcgatacatcgcaaagcacgccacgccactggccccGAGCGCAGCACTGCCgtggtgaggaaaaacgccatgtgaaccttcaggcgttgccagatttcctttgataaacactaatttcctggtaaactcgtgaaagttttccttccaatttttcagatgattttgttcgtaattttacctgaagtcctgcaaatttcaaggaaaaatattcataacgttctgcataaatagacattttatcgaaggaaagttggcaactctcgaatgtcaaTGGCGTTCTTTTTTAGCACGGCACAGTCTCCAAGATCCTAACTTCAACGCTACGTCCAGGGTTGCGCgcgtaaaatggaaaaaaaatgaaaaattgataatttccgtaaatatttcatgaaatttcacaaggctgtgaaatatttcatatttttcggtgGCTGGATATCAACCCGCACTCAGACACAcacaaatagaagaaagtcgCAATTTGTACATTTTGCGAGAGTAAATCCCTTTATGCtaagagtaaagacaatacgaatatttctgattggtttctGTATTTTAAGCCCTCACACAAAGCTTCACAGTGTCATCTCGATTTCTGCAAGAGCCCTTAAAAGCATGAATTGGTGTGTAAAATAGGGCTCACTTGGatattaagatacgcccttacgtcaaaagGGTGACGATGAGTCATTATTGGGCGGATCTTAGTGTTGACTCACTTCAATATTGAAGGGAAAATTGCAGGTCGGAGTGTTCAGAATATATTGCCGCGACATAAAAATCGCCAAAAATTActtatatggaccgcgtttagcggaAACGACCTAAGCCACAACACCTATTTCCAAACTTAACTgggaaattaaattatttaaatggaaccggttgtgcagattttcgtgcatAATTCATAAAGtgtctgcatagtgcgaagcaaattcctcatgATTTTCAAAGAAACCCGGATAAAcgctcttttgtaaaaaattatactgccccggtaaatttggcaatagctgatgtggcttggttcctttctgctgaacgcactTCATTTATAACGAAACTTATATGGATCCATTTTAAAATCAGTTTGTTATTGGAATCAATGAAAGGAAATTGATGTAGTAATTTAGGAAGGTTAAATTTTCACCACACCCCCCTCAGTGTATTTTCTGAACGAAATACACTATGATTCCTTTTCAAGTCAATAtttctttctgctgaacgcagtTCAATATAAGAAGTGCGATCACGAGTGCGTTTTCCGAACTGGATCGCAACATGGC is a window from the Bemisia tabaci chromosome 10, PGI_BMITA_v3 genome containing:
- the LOC140225698 gene encoding uncharacterized protein; translation: MYWRYSNNAGQGYDLRKHRSKAKEIVFSEGENCRIRPGTINTGENAELLAEKLWGVEVPYDCEDCNMKHYLDYLSQGKTKGAKETCPVFKPLTSKTKIDFQKFRMSGQKVEYAWPSQRYTGSLTAIARAPSQRKSPSTGRVPNVTRSNSPRSRGFLSSSGRWIRRSLSNTSGKNKKLSAEEKMHGSHGGGGVGTTNGGTSGGYSYSGQAGRESGAANRHSAAAGRRPYGGMLPDLSSYWGYGANAGAQQWGASTGYGANAGAQQWGASAGYIA